In one Staphylococcus lutrae genomic region, the following are encoded:
- a CDS encoding ATP-binding cassette domain-containing protein yields the protein MNGKPLFKPITVDLLPSDILFITGKNGVGKSTLINFILNPVQYDTVGDYTINLPDDMSFIAQQSFYSKDNDQLFKSLTKSEKEKFLYLLYKLGMDKKHFHNNKDREWSDGEKKKVLIAQSLMQQNSLFIWDEITNYLDYYVVDQLIETLANARPTMICIDYNEYFKNALATQTIHLEPI from the coding sequence ATGAATGGAAAACCGTTATTTAAACCGATTACAGTTGATTTACTTCCATCAGATATCTTATTTATTACCGGTAAAAATGGTGTAGGAAAATCCACGTTGATCAATTTTATTCTAAACCCTGTACAATATGATACTGTTGGAGATTATACGATTAACTTACCAGATGATATGTCATTTATAGCACAACAGTCCTTTTACAGTAAGGACAATGATCAGTTATTTAAATCATTAACAAAATCAGAAAAAGAAAAATTTCTATACTTGTTATATAAATTGGGGATGGATAAAAAACATTTTCACAACAATAAGGATCGCGAATGGAGTGATGGAGAAAAAAAGAAAGTATTAATCGCGCAATCTCTAATGCAGCAAAATAGCTTGTTTATTTGGGATGAAATAACGAATTACTTAGATTATTACGTTGTTGATCAATTGATAGAAACGTTGGCAAACGCACGTCCAACGATGATTTGTATCGATTATAATGAGTACTTCAAAAATGCATTAGCGACTCAAACGATACATCTGGAACCCATTTAA
- a CDS encoding homoserine dehydrogenase, with protein MKQLNVALLGLGTVGSGVVKIIEENHAQIKDTIQKDIHIKHILVRDKSKKRPLNLTRYHLTEDVNDILEDDEVDIIIEVMGGIEPTVDWLKAALSQKKHVITANKDLLAVHLRVLEDLAQENGVALKYEASVAGGIPIVNAINNGLNANNISKFMGIFNGTSNFILTKMTEEGAPYEAALQEAQALGFAEADPTDDVEGIDAARKVVITSYLSFNQVINLNDVVTRGISGVTPQDIDAARKLGYKIKLIGKGTYTHGHIQASVQPTLVAHSHQLASVENEYNAIYVIGDAVGETMFYGKGAGSLATGSAVVSDLLNVALQFESDLHTLPPHFELKTERTKEMMENNEPIMIKEKENYYLVIQTPDVSENQVETTIKKHLPLHKSLQTIALSPTTFAVMVIGIDEDPTPYIEEETAYQVVKIYPVEGVR; from the coding sequence ATGAAACAACTTAATGTTGCATTGTTAGGATTGGGGACTGTTGGGTCAGGTGTCGTAAAAATCATTGAAGAAAATCATGCACAAATTAAGGACACGATCCAAAAGGACATTCATATCAAACATATTCTCGTACGGGATAAATCTAAAAAGCGGCCGTTAAATTTGACGCGTTATCATTTGACTGAAGATGTGAACGACATTTTAGAAGATGATGAAGTGGATATTATCATTGAAGTGATGGGCGGTATAGAACCGACTGTGGATTGGTTAAAAGCAGCATTAAGCCAAAAGAAACATGTGATTACAGCGAATAAAGATTTGCTGGCTGTTCATCTACGTGTACTTGAAGATTTGGCACAAGAAAATGGCGTTGCACTGAAATATGAAGCGAGTGTTGCAGGTGGGATTCCTATCGTTAATGCGATTAATAATGGCTTGAATGCCAATAATATTAGTAAGTTTATGGGGATTTTTAATGGGACTTCTAATTTTATATTGACAAAAATGACTGAAGAGGGCGCGCCTTATGAAGCTGCATTACAAGAAGCGCAAGCATTAGGATTTGCAGAAGCTGATCCTACTGATGATGTAGAAGGGATAGATGCAGCACGCAAAGTAGTGATTACATCTTATTTGTCATTTAATCAAGTGATTAATTTGAACGATGTGGTGACAAGAGGAATCAGTGGTGTGACACCTCAAGATATCGATGCTGCAAGAAAGCTCGGATATAAAATTAAGCTCATTGGTAAAGGAACGTATACGCATGGGCACATTCAAGCGTCAGTCCAACCGACATTAGTTGCGCATTCACATCAATTGGCCTCAGTAGAAAATGAATATAATGCGATATATGTCATTGGTGATGCAGTAGGAGAAACAATGTTTTATGGGAAAGGCGCAGGAAGTTTAGCAACAGGATCCGCTGTAGTCAGTGATTTATTGAATGTAGCGTTACAATTTGAATCTGATTTACACACATTACCTCCTCATTTTGAATTAAAAACTGAGAGAACGAAAGAAATGATGGAAAATAATGAACCGATAATGATTAAAGAGAAAGAGAATTATTATTTGGTTATTCAGACGCCGGATGTGTCAGAAAATCAGGTGGAAACAACAATCAAAAAACATTTACCGCTTCACAAATCACTACAAACAATTGCGTTATCACCAACAACCTTTGCTGTGATGGTGATTGGTATTGATGAAGATCCTACACCTTATATCGAGGAAGAGACAGCGTATCAGGTTGTAAAAATTTATCCAGTTGAAGGAGTGCGATAA
- a CDS encoding MFS transporter, whose protein sequence is MQRLIKKLNFKDSKTLIGFLSVVTAGQIIYSSFEAFKGTFYNLLLDVLQISNAELGVIFSLIGISIFFYIPGGWINNRFSIKSILIVGLVIRFLTISIIIFFTPTFQMLKIIAIIWGIVDAFFWPAVLNGVILFTDQSKRGMGFGLLESIRRAEEMLMNLLLVAVMSLVSGVVIFKGGMFAYNLLIIPLIILIIKYVPKNGIAAMSEDKSEETPTNKSFEALKGLIYVLAQPKIWLASISAMSIYWGYIILIYSVPYLQKLYDLSTTQTALFGIFNTGLMGVLMGISAGVISDYVFKSSSKMIFSALIISSLILLGVVFIEGNLFISMALLIAFSVTTFLAKSVILAPIAEFSIPKKYAGAAMSVGSFAAYAPIFWVYTMNGKLLDTHQDNVVTAYRIIFEIGIVVSFLGSLCTLLLLFLNRKSARQA, encoded by the coding sequence ATGCAAAGATTGATTAAGAAATTAAATTTTAAAGATAGTAAGACACTCATTGGATTTTTATCTGTTGTGACAGCTGGTCAAATTATTTATTCGAGTTTTGAAGCTTTTAAAGGAACATTCTATAACCTGTTGCTGGATGTTCTACAAATTAGCAATGCTGAATTAGGCGTTATTTTTAGTTTGATTGGAATTTCAATATTCTTTTATATTCCTGGAGGATGGATTAATAATCGTTTTTCAATCAAATCGATTTTAATTGTGGGGTTAGTCATTCGTTTTTTAACGATTTCTATCATCATTTTCTTTACACCTACTTTCCAAATGCTGAAAATTATTGCTATCATTTGGGGGATTGTGGATGCATTTTTTTGGCCGGCTGTTTTAAATGGCGTCATTTTATTTACTGATCAAAGCAAACGTGGAATGGGTTTTGGTCTTCTAGAGTCTATTCGCCGTGCGGAAGAAATGCTTATGAATTTACTTCTTGTTGCTGTCATGTCGTTAGTGAGCGGTGTTGTGATATTTAAAGGTGGGATGTTTGCTTATAATTTATTAATTATCCCGTTAATTATATTGATAATCAAATATGTTCCGAAAAATGGCATTGCAGCGATGTCTGAAGATAAAAGTGAGGAAACACCAACAAATAAATCTTTTGAGGCATTGAAGGGATTAATTTATGTCTTAGCACAGCCTAAGATTTGGTTAGCTTCCATTAGTGCAATGTCCATTTATTGGGGATATATCATATTAATTTATAGTGTTCCTTATCTTCAAAAATTGTATGATTTATCTACAACACAAACGGCACTTTTCGGTATATTTAACACTGGTCTAATGGGTGTCCTTATGGGGATTTCAGCAGGTGTGATATCCGATTACGTGTTTAAATCATCTTCAAAAATGATTTTTTCTGCGTTGATCATCTCATCGCTGATTTTGCTCGGCGTGGTTTTCATTGAAGGAAATCTTTTTATCAGTATGGCCCTATTAATCGCTTTTTCGGTGACAACTTTCTTAGCTAAGAGTGTGATATTAGCCCCCATTGCTGAGTTTAGTATTCCCAAGAAATATGCGGGTGCTGCAATGAGTGTTGGCTCTTTCGCAGCATATGCGCCGATATTTTGGGTGTATACAATGAACGGGAAATTGCTAGATACGCATCAAGACAATGTTGTAACGGCTTACCGTATTATCTTTGAAATTGGTATTGTAGTATCCTTTTTAGGAAGTTTATGTACATTGTTACTTCTCTTTTTAAACCGTAAGTCAGCGCGACAAGCATAA
- a CDS encoding ATP-binding cassette domain-containing protein: MGQIIIKNLSFKYTDYIFKNLNLNINDEWKLGLIGRNGRGKTTFLKILLNELEYEGHLDASIHFNYFPRYPDKNQYLTVEAMLLDRNPQIEPWMIYRELSLIGLDTEILYREFYTLSGGEQVRILLVELFLDDHTFSLIDEPTNNLDVEGRAIVYKYLQQKKGYIIVSHDRHFLNKTIDYVLAINKNSIDLIKGNLETWEHEKNNADKSTQEKNSALKKEIKRLDQMSKKINNWGQSRENSSKSSFDKAKAAKLMKRSKAVVKRNERKIEEKQSLIDNVEKVESIKIEAR, from the coding sequence ATGGGGCAAATTATCATTAAAAACTTGTCTTTCAAATATACTGATTATATTTTTAAAAATCTCAATTTGAATATTAACGATGAGTGGAAGCTGGGCCTTATAGGAAGAAATGGTAGGGGGAAGACGACATTTTTGAAAATACTTTTAAATGAATTGGAATATGAGGGCCATCTTGATGCATCGATTCATTTTAACTACTTTCCAAGATATCCTGACAAGAATCAGTATTTAACCGTTGAAGCGATGTTATTAGATCGAAATCCTCAAATAGAACCCTGGATGATATATCGGGAGTTATCTTTAATAGGGCTCGATACAGAGATTTTGTATCGGGAGTTTTATACACTCAGTGGAGGAGAACAGGTGAGAATTCTATTAGTAGAGTTATTTTTAGATGATCACACATTTTCTCTTATCGATGAACCGACAAATAATTTAGACGTTGAAGGTCGAGCGATAGTGTACAAATACTTACAACAGAAAAAGGGATACATTATTGTCAGTCATGATCGTCATTTTTTGAATAAAACGATTGATTATGTTTTAGCTATAAATAAAAATAGCATTGATCTGATCAAAGGTAATCTTGAGACATGGGAGCATGAGAAAAATAACGCTGACAAGTCTACGCAAGAAAAGAATTCAGCACTAAAGAAAGAAATTAAACGTCTTGATCAAATGTCAAAAAAAATAAATAATTGGGGACAATCGCGTGAAAACAGTTCTAAATCCTCATTTGATAAAGCAAAAGCGGCTAAACTTATGAAAAGGTCTAAAGCTGTAGTTAAAAGAAACGAAAGAAAAATAGAAGAAAAACAATCGTTAATTGATAACGTAGAAAAAGTGGAGTCTATAAAAATTGAAGCAAGGTGA
- a CDS encoding MDR family MFS transporter — translation MVWGKLSITLKVRLISNFFQELITTAFLPFIALYLTDMSNAKIAGTFLTILVLVNFPISLLGGYFVEILPKKKLVLIYQLIMGVMLLFISLSLIDNSNVVFFCCCYTVYNIVWGLQYPAMDTIIMDAITPDVENYIYKIDYWLTNLAMAFGALLGGLLYSNNKSLLFFIAFFVFILVFLALLKWIPKDEVQHINIKKSPKNLSSIFKSYEVVFKDLRFIVMILGFSLIMMGELSASSYISVRLKEEFNPIFSLNIDGVKMYSLLMVINTFIVITFTYFISKVILSMHQKYALIIGLSMYIIGYSNLTYLNNFYLLVLFMIIATIGEIIYAPIFDESRFKIIPDDKRGTYSAFNSLGFNLSELIARFGIVLGVFLSSELMGVYMFVLLSLGAIFIYYSIYGNFKARKGLKY, via the coding sequence ATGGTTTGGGGAAAATTAAGTATTACATTAAAAGTAAGATTAATCAGCAACTTTTTTCAAGAGTTAATTACAACAGCTTTTTTGCCTTTTATCGCGCTTTATCTGACTGATATGTCAAATGCTAAAATCGCAGGTACATTTCTTACAATTTTAGTATTAGTGAATTTTCCAATTTCATTACTAGGGGGTTATTTTGTAGAAATACTACCAAAGAAAAAACTTGTACTCATCTATCAACTGATCATGGGGGTCATGCTATTATTCATCTCATTATCATTGATTGATAATAGTAACGTCGTCTTTTTTTGTTGCTGTTACACGGTTTATAACATTGTTTGGGGCCTACAATACCCAGCTATGGATACGATCATTATGGACGCTATAACGCCGGATGTCGAAAATTACATTTATAAAATTGATTATTGGCTAACCAATTTAGCAATGGCATTTGGCGCGCTGTTAGGCGGCTTGCTTTATAGTAATAATAAATCACTACTTTTCTTCATCGCATTTTTTGTTTTTATTTTGGTGTTTTTGGCATTATTAAAATGGATACCTAAAGATGAAGTACAACATATCAACATCAAAAAATCACCTAAAAATTTATCCTCTATTTTTAAAAGCTATGAAGTAGTTTTTAAAGATTTACGTTTTATTGTAATGATTTTAGGATTTAGCCTTATTATGATGGGAGAATTATCTGCTTCATCTTACATATCGGTGCGATTAAAAGAAGAGTTTAACCCTATTTTTTCCTTAAACATAGATGGTGTGAAAATGTATTCATTATTAATGGTCATTAATACATTCATCGTCATTACATTCACTTATTTTATTTCTAAAGTCATTTTAAGCATGCATCAAAAATATGCACTCATCATAGGATTATCCATGTATATTATAGGCTACTCAAATTTAACTTACCTAAACAACTTTTACTTATTGGTATTATTTATGATTATCGCTACTATCGGAGAAATCATTTATGCACCAATATTTGATGAGAGTCGCTTTAAAATCATACCAGATGATAAAAGAGGAACATACTCCGCTTTTAATTCGTTAGGATTTAATTTGTCAGAATTAATTGCTCGCTTTGGTATTGTTCTTGGTGTATTTCTATCGTCCGAACTTATGGGTGTCTATATGTTCGTCCTTCTTAGTTTAGGTGCAATCTTTATATATTATTCAATTTACGGCAATTTTAAAGCGAGAAAAGGACTGAAATATTAA
- a CDS encoding transcriptional regulator, SarA/Rot family, which translates to MNNHFEMETEAIFFYESNRKKIISELKKQHGLKLNDILFLYHLKTTNSRRISLHKVKQSIDFSLMEIHKSLTALTEKNIIGKERSTEDERKVFITIDDAQAENMEQLLNQFSQIQKDILQ; encoded by the coding sequence ATGAATAACCATTTTGAAATGGAAACAGAAGCTATCTTCTTTTATGAGTCAAATAGAAAAAAAATCATCAGTGAATTAAAGAAACAACATGGCCTTAAACTCAATGACATTTTGTTTTTATATCACCTTAAAACAACAAACAGTCGACGTATTTCATTACACAAGGTTAAACAGTCAATTGACTTTAGCTTAATGGAGATACATAAATCATTAACGGCCTTAACAGAAAAAAATATCATCGGTAAAGAACGTTCTACTGAGGACGAAAGAAAAGTATTTATTACTATTGATGATGCTCAAGCCGAAAATATGGAACAACTGCTTAATCAATTCAGTCAAATCCAAAAAGATATCCTTCAATAA
- a CDS encoding glycerophosphodiester phosphodiesterase family protein → MTTIFAHRGLPSQAPENTLASFDLARKIEGVKWIEFDLAITEDEVLIVIHDDDLERTTNTYGEVSQTRYAVIQEASAGAWYHPKYENERILTFEELVVFANRFQMNLNIELKGVTGPNGSLLSERMLQLLQKQIKQLNPDIEVLISSFNFALLKLAEQYLPQYKRAVLFERCAFYNDWRTIVDYCGSSIVHLEDIDITRELVTEIKTSGYTLNMWTVNDKDRANMLINWGVDGLFTDNADQLTHFQHESRKQREKGAPKCKD, encoded by the coding sequence ATGACAACAATATTTGCACATAGAGGATTGCCGAGTCAGGCGCCAGAGAATACACTTGCATCATTTGACTTAGCTAGAAAAATTGAGGGCGTCAAATGGATTGAATTTGATTTAGCAATTACTGAAGATGAAGTTTTAATTGTGATTCACGACGATGATTTAGAGCGCACGACGAATACATATGGAGAAGTGAGTCAGACACGATACGCTGTGATTCAAGAGGCTTCTGCAGGTGCTTGGTATCATCCAAAATATGAAAATGAACGTATTTTAACTTTTGAAGAACTTGTTGTTTTTGCCAATCGTTTTCAAATGAATTTAAACATTGAACTAAAGGGCGTGACAGGACCGAATGGGAGTTTGTTGAGTGAACGAATGCTTCAATTATTACAAAAGCAGATTAAACAGTTAAACCCAGATATCGAAGTATTGATATCGAGCTTTAATTTTGCATTGCTCAAATTGGCTGAGCAATATCTTCCTCAGTATAAACGGGCAGTCTTATTTGAACGTTGTGCGTTCTATAATGACTGGAGAACGATTGTAGATTACTGTGGTTCATCAATTGTCCATTTAGAAGATATTGATATCACACGTGAACTTGTCACTGAAATTAAAACATCTGGTTATACGCTTAACATGTGGACTGTGAATGACAAGGATCGTGCGAATATGTTAATTAACTGGGGAGTTGACGGTCTATTTACAGATAATGCAGATCAACTCACTCACTTTCAACATGAATCAAGGAAACAACGAGAGAAGGGAGCACCGAAATGCAAAGATTGA
- the nucI gene encoding thermonuclease NucI: MKKFTAGFIIIAIAIVVLAFQYFNGKGPFQGQNDDVKGELYVVKRVIDGDTIIVDKKGQDERVRLIGVDTPETVKPNTPVQPYGKAASEFTKKHLTHQRVRLEYDREPKDKYGRTLAYVWLDDEMFNAKLAREGLARAKFYAPNDKYRILIEQAQKEAQKKQLNIWSN; this comes from the coding sequence ATGAAAAAATTCACAGCAGGTTTCATTATTATTGCGATTGCAATTGTTGTATTAGCGTTTCAATATTTTAACGGTAAAGGACCGTTTCAAGGCCAAAATGATGATGTAAAAGGTGAATTATATGTTGTGAAACGTGTCATTGATGGCGATACAATTATTGTTGACAAAAAGGGGCAAGATGAGCGCGTTCGACTTATTGGCGTAGACACGCCAGAAACTGTCAAACCGAATACGCCTGTACAACCATATGGCAAAGCAGCATCTGAATTCACCAAAAAACATCTTACGCATCAACGGGTGAGGTTAGAATATGATCGCGAACCTAAAGATAAATATGGTCGAACATTGGCTTATGTATGGTTAGATGATGAAATGTTTAATGCAAAATTAGCGCGAGAAGGGCTAGCACGTGCGAAATTTTATGCACCGAATGATAAGTATAGAATTTTGATTGAACAAGCTCAAAAAGAAGCACAAAAAAAACAACTGAATATATGGTCAAATTAA
- a CDS encoding MFS transporter encodes MKLLRMNKNFRFFLGSNTLTAIGSVLFNLIFIVYAEQMENPKLAISAVVIVSTIPVVGDFIFGYFSDRTINKYRAFLFIKIIQAIVYILFALFMSFHPSWTVLGFLLLLNFISDGLSSYNLYLEIPMIKKMVESQYITDARALSNGIHKTIDLLGQVFGASLIVLLNYQYYLAGIINAILFLLSFYLLWLNRKNFKSIIKVENHYEGEKFHFKSIISDTIKNFKTLFQYQRIFHFALIFALMNLISSAQDGLLLISYSENPNLLFYNFAFTLMIYTTSEAIGIIMGSILPLTIFRRTSIEINLIFEVAITVLLMLNLLIFEERFSLIVLMFFSGYFMGVSNPRIDAFIMQTLPDKVISSVTSIFYTLVQLTLPLGTFVFLTISNLFTVKLAWLILSMMGLSVLFYSILLSRKYHTKPESL; translated from the coding sequence ATGAAGCTACTAAGAATGAATAAAAATTTCCGTTTTTTCTTGGGGTCTAACACGCTCACTGCTATTGGATCAGTACTTTTTAACCTTATTTTTATCGTTTATGCCGAACAAATGGAAAATCCTAAATTAGCAATTAGTGCGGTTGTGATTGTATCAACAATACCAGTTGTAGGTGACTTCATTTTTGGCTATTTTTCTGATAGAACGATTAACAAATATCGCGCATTTTTGTTTATTAAAATAATCCAAGCCATAGTCTATATTCTGTTTGCATTGTTCATGTCATTTCATCCTAGCTGGACAGTTTTAGGATTTCTTTTACTTTTAAACTTCATATCAGACGGTTTATCTTCTTATAACCTTTATTTAGAAATTCCAATGATTAAAAAGATGGTTGAATCTCAATATATCACCGATGCGAGGGCACTATCGAATGGTATACATAAAACGATTGATTTATTAGGCCAAGTTTTTGGGGCAAGCTTAATCGTACTGTTAAACTATCAATATTATTTAGCAGGAATCATTAATGCGATTCTATTTTTACTATCTTTTTATTTATTATGGTTAAATAGAAAAAATTTTAAATCGATTATAAAAGTTGAAAATCATTATGAGGGAGAAAAGTTTCATTTTAAATCCATTATTTCTGACACGATTAAGAACTTTAAAACCTTATTTCAATATCAAAGAATATTTCATTTTGCTTTGATTTTTGCATTGATGAATTTAATCAGTTCAGCTCAGGATGGGTTGTTACTCATTTCTTATTCAGAAAATCCTAACTTATTATTTTATAATTTTGCCTTTACATTAATGATATACACGACTTCTGAAGCAATAGGAATCATTATGGGCTCTATCCTTCCTTTAACGATATTTAGAAGAACATCAATTGAAATCAACCTGATATTTGAGGTTGCGATTACCGTATTATTGATGCTTAACCTATTAATATTTGAAGAACGTTTTTCTCTTATCGTGCTCATGTTTTTTTCGGGTTATTTTATGGGCGTTTCCAACCCTAGAATTGATGCATTTATTATGCAAACGTTACCTGATAAGGTCATCTCATCGGTTACAAGTATTTTTTACACATTAGTCCAGTTGACGCTGCCGCTTGGAACATTTGTGTTTTTAACGATTTCAAATCTTTTTACTGTCAAATTGGCGTGGCTGATATTATCAATGATGGGCTTATCCGTATTGTTCTATTCCATACTGTTATCACGAAAGTATCATACAAAACCCGAATCATTGTAA
- the merB gene encoding organomercurial lyase yields MNFQSNLTVEERELRSRLMDKLITQTNQPVPFESEYQCLLDKNVIVLENNQVISVYPISAIPTNKKVYVKGRQQPIFAMCAIDAIGIHYTLDCPISIESEDELTGVPLHLEVNHHQVINRTNHDIYVLYKEVCTLEKCHENCCPYIHFFVSQDNIVQYLKNNKECQTYQILNLDEANQIAYQLFH; encoded by the coding sequence ATGAATTTCCAATCCAATTTAACTGTGGAAGAAAGAGAATTAAGATCTAGATTAATGGATAAACTCATCACACAAACGAATCAACCTGTGCCTTTCGAGTCAGAATATCAATGTCTACTCGATAAAAATGTGATCGTTTTAGAAAATAACCAGGTAATCTCTGTCTATCCAATTTCTGCCATCCCCACAAATAAAAAAGTATACGTTAAAGGACGACAACAGCCTATTTTTGCGATGTGCGCGATAGATGCTATCGGCATTCATTATACATTGGATTGTCCGATAAGTATTGAAAGCGAAGATGAGCTCACCGGTGTCCCCCTACATCTAGAAGTCAATCACCATCAAGTCATTAATCGGACAAATCATGATATTTATGTATTATACAAAGAAGTATGTACGCTTGAAAAATGTCACGAAAACTGTTGTCCATATATACATTTTTTTGTTAGTCAGGACAACATTGTACAATATTTAAAAAATAATAAAGAGTGTCAAACCTATCAAATTTTAAACCTTGATGAAGCCAATCAGATTGCCTATCAACTTTTTCATTAA
- the thrC gene encoding threonine synthase, translating to MKLWKGLIEEYKQFLPVNDNTPQVTLNEGHTPLIYCDTISKMLDIELYVKYEGANPTGSFKDRGMVMAVAKAKEEGKKMVICASTGNTSASAAAYAARAGLKAIVVIPEGKIALGKLSQAVMYGAEIVSIEGNFDEALEIVKEVAEEGEIALVNSVNPYRIEGQQTSAFEIVDQLEGQAPDILAIPVGNAGNITAYWKGFKTYENHHQTGLPQMFGFQAAGASPIVQNKVVKNPETIATAIRIGNPASWKQAVQALEESNGRIEAVTDDEILEAYQLMTSKEGIFSEPASNASIAGLIKLHRQGELPKGKKVVAVLTGNGLKDPDTAINLLENPIQPLPNHKESIIQYIKEALK from the coding sequence ATGAAATTGTGGAAAGGCCTTATTGAAGAATACAAGCAGTTTTTACCGGTGAACGACAACACACCGCAAGTGACATTAAATGAAGGGCATACCCCGCTTATTTACTGTGATACGATTTCGAAAATGTTAGATATTGAACTATATGTCAAATATGAAGGTGCTAATCCGACTGGGTCATTCAAAGATAGAGGAATGGTTATGGCAGTAGCGAAGGCAAAGGAAGAAGGTAAAAAAATGGTTATTTGCGCTTCTACTGGAAACACTTCAGCATCAGCAGCGGCATATGCAGCACGTGCTGGTTTGAAAGCCATTGTAGTGATTCCAGAAGGTAAAATTGCGCTTGGAAAATTATCGCAAGCAGTGATGTATGGTGCTGAAATCGTATCCATTGAAGGCAACTTTGATGAAGCGCTTGAAATTGTTAAAGAAGTGGCTGAGGAGGGCGAGATTGCACTGGTCAATTCTGTCAATCCATATCGAATTGAAGGGCAACAAACAAGTGCATTTGAAATTGTCGACCAGTTAGAGGGACAAGCGCCTGATATTTTAGCCATCCCAGTCGGAAATGCCGGTAATATTACAGCTTACTGGAAAGGGTTTAAAACGTATGAAAATCATCATCAAACTGGCCTTCCTCAGATGTTTGGGTTCCAGGCAGCCGGGGCTTCTCCAATTGTTCAAAATAAAGTTGTTAAAAATCCAGAAACAATTGCGACTGCGATTCGAATTGGAAATCCTGCAAGTTGGAAGCAAGCGGTTCAAGCGCTTGAAGAATCCAATGGTAGAATTGAAGCGGTGACAGATGATGAAATATTAGAAGCATATCAGCTCATGACTTCAAAAGAAGGAATCTTCAGTGAGCCAGCAAGTAATGCTTCGATTGCAGGTTTAATTAAATTGCATCGTCAAGGGGAGCTCCCAAAAGGTAAAAAAGTTGTCGCGGTATTAACGGGTAATGGATTGAAAGATCCGGATACAGCAATCAACTTGTTGGAAAACCCTATTCAACCGCTCCCTAATCATAAAGAAAGTATCATTCAATATATTAAGGAAGCGTTAAAATGA
- a CDS encoding CPBP family intramembrane glutamic endopeptidase, giving the protein MNTLKLLFKDDLSVSKAPYIETLIKGTIIGFILYMALEISNFVTKSAWYGLLSLLVIIFGIWLCQKLGLTFFKSRKYTVKDFLFVFGGYILLKVLDLLFAMFLSSAVPVNDQNIKDAFTGTPTWLLVISLAIVPALVEELLFRGLILRVLFRNHLFIGLIVSSILFASLHASENFIGYLPYFYFGMILGLVYLKTRKIELAIAIHLLNNGLIALFLYM; this is encoded by the coding sequence ATGAATACACTTAAATTATTATTTAAGGACGATTTATCTGTTTCTAAAGCGCCCTACATTGAGACGCTAATAAAAGGAACAATTATTGGTTTCATCCTCTATATGGCTTTAGAAATTAGTAATTTTGTGACAAAAAGTGCATGGTACGGTCTATTATCTTTGCTTGTTATCATTTTTGGTATTTGGCTTTGTCAAAAACTAGGACTCACTTTTTTTAAATCCAGAAAATACACGGTTAAAGACTTTTTATTTGTTTTCGGTGGTTATATTTTACTTAAAGTACTCGACTTATTATTTGCCATGTTTTTATCAAGTGCTGTTCCTGTGAATGACCAAAATATTAAAGATGCTTTTACTGGAACACCCACTTGGTTACTAGTCATTAGTCTTGCCATCGTACCTGCCCTTGTAGAAGAATTACTTTTTAGAGGTCTGATTTTACGTGTCTTATTTAGAAATCATCTTTTTATTGGTCTTATCGTTTCCAGTATTTTGTTTGCTTCTCTACACGCATCAGAAAATTTTATCGGCTATCTACCTTATTTTTATTTTGGAATGATTTTAGGGCTTGTCTACCTTAAAACAAGAAAAATTGAATTAGCTATTGCCATTCACCTTTTAAACAATGGATTAATTGCTTTATTTTTGTATATGTAA